The proteins below are encoded in one region of Populus alba chromosome 2, ASM523922v2, whole genome shotgun sequence:
- the LOC118049144 gene encoding uncharacterized protein, with protein MHFVFRNMPRAKHVINTDDQEDIPIAQLRKERRKKRVRNPSPQPIEAEVQDEVEFEGDYGLDVGGLDVGKNQEQESHDRVSYTDSALDKIGQAMQTLANLLTEKEKEKDKSASSTSHTVHGVKVPLAEFLKLAPPTFKGVDNSEDPQQFLDAVWRRCEAMGCTDHRAVTLASFRLEGEVAVNWYESKRGERAASSPPMAWKEFSEIFLERFLPESVREARSYEFEKLVQGDLTVTEYEVEFTRLSRFAGYLVPTQERKIKRFVRGLNNYLFKAIGAHEFKTYSAVVDRARAIEARELEDELSVGSVKRPKVENQFSFHQRFDTGPNRGQGGRQYPHRFNNLGSPNDP; from the exons atgcattttgtttttagaaatatgCCGAGGGctaaacatgtaattaatacCGATGATCAAGAGGACATTCCTATCGCTCAGCTTAGGAAGGAAAGGCGCAAAAAGAGAGTTAGAAACCCTTCACCTCAACCAATTGAAGCAGAAGTTCAAGATGAGGTTGAATTTGAGGGGGACTATGGTCTGGATGTTGGTGGTCTGGATGTTGGTAAGAACCAGGAGCAGGAATCCCATGATAGGGTGTCTTATACTGATAGTGCTTTGGATAAAATTGGACAGGCCATGCAGACCCTGGCTAACCTTTTaactgagaaagaaaaggagaaggataaGAGTGCATCTTCGACTTCCCATACTGTGCATGGGGTGAAAGTACCATTGGCAGAGTTCCTTAAGTTGGCACCTCCTACCTTTAAGGGTGTAGATAACTCTGAGGACCCACAACAGTTTTTAGATGCAGTGTGGCGTAGGTGTGAGGCAATGGGGTGCACAGATCATCGTGCAGTGACTTTAGCATCTTTTAGGCTAGAAGGTGAGGTGGCTGTGAACTGGTATGAGTCCAAGAGAGGTGAAAGGGCAGCTAGTTCTCCACCAATGGCGTGGAAGGAATTTTCTGAGATATTTTTGGAGCGTTTTCTACCTGAAAGTGTGAGGGAAGCTAGATCATATGAGTTTGAGAAGTTGGTTCAGGGTGACTTGACTGTGACAGAGTATGAAGTGGAATTCACGCGGTTGTCTAGGTTTGCTGGGTATTTGGTACCAACTCAGGAGAGGAAGATCAAGAGATTTGTTCGGGGTCTTAATAACTACCTATTTAAAGCTATTGGGGCTCATGAGTTTAAGACGTACTCGGCCGTAGTGGATCGTGCCCGAGCTATTGAGGCACGAGAGTTAGAGGATGAATTATCAGTGGGTTCGGTCAAGAGGCCCAAGGTGGAAAATCAGTTCTCTTTTCATCAGCGGTTTGATACAGGTCCTAACAGGGGACAGGGAGGTCGGCAGTATCCTCATCGTTTCAATAATCTCG gttctcctaacgatccttaa